One stretch of Pseudoalteromonas shioyasakiensis DNA includes these proteins:
- a CDS encoding DUF3820 family protein encodes MDTAQLKRAINTKMPFGKYAGRPLLLLPEPYLVWFKQQGFPDSQLGAQLAMMYEVKLNGLEKMLMPLLDEK; translated from the coding sequence ATGGATACAGCTCAACTCAAACGCGCCATAAATACTAAGATGCCATTTGGAAAGTATGCTGGTCGCCCTTTATTATTGCTGCCAGAGCCTTATTTGGTGTGGTTTAAACAACAAGGATTTCCTGATTCCCAGTTAGGTGCACAACTAGCGATGATGTATGAAGTGAAGCTCAATGGCCTAGAAAAAATGCTAATGCCATTATTAGATGAAAAATAA
- a CDS encoding cation:proton antiporter, which produces MELIYFATAFVCGFAVYQLKLPPLIGFLLAGFALNLYGYKTTELLNTLASLGVTLLLFSIGLKLKVSNLMKPQVWAPASMHIVLSSTLFSGFMLLLGALALPLFNELTWQSALLVGFAFSFSSTVFAVKVLEERGEMASLHGKIAIGILVMQDIFAVIFLAISTGKAPNIWALALLVGLPVLRPVMFWVLNRSKHGELLPLFGFFFALIIGYQAFEFAGLKGDLGALIIGMMFASHKKAGELSKSLLNLKDVLLVGFFLNIGLNAELTTHAVIVAIIIILVLPLKVALYYVLTNTFKLRARTSLLSAFSLANYSEFGLIVCAVAATSNMITSEWLAVMAIAVSITFILASPLNKRSNEVYVKIEHWLLKFESDSRLAEELPVNLNDTKIVIFGMGRIGTGAYETISQTHPNLVAGIDIKPDVVDKHIKRGRRVLLADATDPDFWQRVNHSHVGMVMLAMPKHMQNIFALEQLRASGYEGQVTAIANYPDQQKELEDMGVDSTYNFYLEAGSGFAEHVKQKLFS; this is translated from the coding sequence ATGGAACTAATCTACTTTGCTACCGCGTTCGTTTGTGGCTTTGCTGTTTACCAGTTAAAGCTGCCTCCTCTTATCGGCTTTTTATTAGCGGGTTTTGCACTCAACCTATATGGATATAAGACAACCGAGCTGCTAAATACCTTGGCAAGTCTTGGTGTTACTTTGTTATTGTTTAGCATTGGTCTTAAACTCAAAGTATCTAACCTAATGAAGCCACAAGTATGGGCGCCAGCCTCAATGCATATTGTTTTGAGTAGCACGCTGTTTAGTGGTTTTATGTTGTTATTAGGTGCCTTAGCACTACCTTTATTTAATGAGCTGACTTGGCAAAGTGCATTATTAGTCGGCTTTGCCTTTAGCTTCTCAAGCACCGTATTTGCAGTAAAAGTACTTGAAGAGCGCGGTGAAATGGCAAGCCTTCATGGTAAAATTGCTATTGGTATCTTAGTTATGCAAGATATCTTTGCGGTTATCTTCTTAGCCATCAGTACAGGTAAAGCCCCAAATATTTGGGCACTGGCATTATTAGTCGGCTTACCAGTTTTAAGACCTGTGATGTTTTGGGTATTAAACCGCTCAAAGCACGGTGAATTATTGCCGCTGTTTGGTTTTTTCTTTGCACTTATTATTGGCTATCAGGCTTTTGAATTCGCGGGCCTTAAGGGTGATTTAGGCGCTTTGATCATTGGTATGATGTTCGCTTCACATAAAAAAGCTGGTGAGTTATCAAAGTCGTTACTTAATTTAAAAGACGTATTATTAGTCGGCTTTTTCTTAAATATTGGCTTGAATGCAGAACTGACAACTCATGCAGTGATCGTTGCAATCATCATTATATTAGTCTTACCATTAAAAGTTGCTCTTTATTATGTGCTAACAAACACATTCAAATTACGTGCTCGTACTTCTTTGTTAAGCGCCTTCAGCTTAGCTAATTATAGTGAGTTTGGCTTAATTGTGTGTGCTGTTGCCGCCACCAGTAATATGATCACCTCTGAGTGGTTGGCAGTGATGGCTATTGCTGTGTCGATCACCTTTATTTTAGCTTCGCCATTAAATAAGCGATCAAATGAAGTTTATGTGAAAATTGAACATTGGCTGCTTAAATTTGAAAGTGATAGTCGTCTTGCTGAAGAGCTGCCCGTAAACCTTAATGATACAAAAATTGTTATATTTGGCATGGGTCGCATTGGTACAGGTGCTTATGAAACAATCAGCCAAACCCATCCAAATCTTGTCGCAGGTATTGATATAAAGCCTGATGTTGTTGATAAACATATCAAACGCGGTCGCCGTGTATTGCTTGCAGACGCCACTGACCCTGATTTCTGGCAGCGTGTAAATCACTCTCATGTAGGGATGGTGATGCTTGCGATGCCGAAGCATATGCAAAATATTTTTGCTTTAGAGCAACTTCGTGCTTCTGGCTATGAAGGTCAGGTTACTGCTATCGCAAACTACCCAGATCAGCAAAAAGAACTAGAAGATATGGGGGTTGACTCGACATATAACTTCTATTTAGAAGCTGGTAGTGGCTTCGCTGAGCATGTAAAACAAAAACTTTTCTCTTAA
- a CDS encoding MipA/OmpV family protein — protein MLVSQASADDSTRTERESRVANQQIDTQQWHLSINTGAGVITNPLHGGDNLPLLVLPEIAFYGEKWFFDNGRLGYSLQESDSHVVNFVTEFNPEMRFFIDFHPSNIFALQTSNSFIVESTTSNELAEKSVSTSDIKKRRWALDAGLSYHYIRNNHVISVQALTDVSGVYNGLRSALQWQSHHRIGNLSVAPSLGIWYKSARLNDYFYGLSAEESSYGEIDVGSSWQPYAKIDARWPLSEANSLRFHLAYYDYSAVDDSPLFEHTYSMTAFIGFNHIF, from the coding sequence ATGCTAGTGAGTCAAGCAAGCGCTGATGACTCAACGCGCACTGAACGTGAAAGCCGTGTGGCAAATCAACAGATTGATACCCAGCAATGGCATCTAAGTATTAATACAGGTGCGGGGGTGATCACGAATCCACTTCATGGAGGTGATAACTTACCTTTGCTCGTGCTGCCTGAAATCGCTTTTTATGGTGAAAAATGGTTCTTTGATAATGGCCGTTTAGGTTATTCATTACAAGAGAGTGATAGTCACGTCGTTAACTTTGTTACTGAGTTCAACCCTGAGATGCGTTTCTTTATAGATTTCCATCCAAGTAATATATTTGCACTGCAAACATCAAATAGTTTTATTGTTGAATCGACCACCAGTAATGAACTGGCAGAAAAGTCTGTATCTACAAGCGATATTAAAAAAAGACGCTGGGCTTTAGATGCTGGCTTAAGTTATCACTATATTCGAAATAATCATGTTATCTCTGTACAAGCGTTGACCGATGTTTCCGGAGTTTATAACGGTTTGCGTAGTGCTTTACAATGGCAATCACATCACCGTATAGGAAACTTATCGGTCGCACCTAGCCTAGGGATCTGGTACAAATCAGCCAGACTAAATGATTATTTTTATGGTTTATCGGCAGAAGAGTCCTCATATGGGGAAATTGATGTTGGCAGTAGCTGGCAACCTTATGCTAAAATCGACGCCCGTTGGCCCCTGAGTGAGGCTAACTCTCTTCGTTTTCATTTAGCATATTATGACTACTCAGCCGTGGATGACAGTCCGCTTTTTGAACACACGTACTCGATGACTGCATTTATAGGATTCAATCATATTTTTTAA
- the ilvY gene encoding HTH-type transcriptional activator IlvY, producing MDHKHLNYFLALAKTLHFARASELCHISAPTLSRNIKQLEEEVGVVLFNRDNRTVKLTREGESFIEYANATLANWHRFKANVQEPQQHVYGNVSIYCSVTASYSFLHQILEQLRMQHPYIEITLNTGDPALAINRVLDGHEDMAIAAKPTKLPGQIAFTSVGYSPLVLIAPKIVCPISEKLSANEQIDWSDLEFIVAEQGLSRQRLEQWWRKKNIHGRIYAQVAGHEAMVSMVSLGLGIAMVPKIVLDNSPLKDKVQIVSDAEQTIAGFEIGLAVLNKERHDPALNAIWSIAQSLTQQAI from the coding sequence ATGGATCATAAACATCTTAATTACTTTTTGGCGTTAGCAAAGACGCTACACTTTGCAAGAGCCAGTGAGCTTTGCCATATCAGTGCGCCAACCTTGAGTCGGAACATCAAGCAACTCGAAGAAGAGGTTGGGGTGGTGTTATTTAATAGGGATAATCGCACCGTAAAATTAACCCGCGAGGGTGAGTCATTTATTGAGTACGCTAATGCGACGCTTGCTAACTGGCATCGTTTTAAAGCTAATGTACAAGAGCCGCAACAGCATGTTTATGGCAATGTCAGTATTTATTGCTCTGTAACTGCCTCATATAGTTTTTTACATCAAATACTTGAACAACTGCGTATGCAGCACCCATATATTGAAATTACTTTGAATACTGGTGACCCTGCATTAGCAATAAATCGTGTTTTAGATGGTCATGAAGATATGGCAATTGCTGCTAAACCAACAAAACTACCGGGACAAATTGCCTTTACTAGTGTTGGTTATTCGCCACTAGTATTGATTGCGCCAAAAATTGTGTGCCCGATCAGCGAAAAACTGTCAGCAAATGAGCAAATTGATTGGTCAGATTTAGAATTTATTGTTGCTGAGCAAGGTTTATCAAGGCAGCGCCTTGAGCAGTGGTGGCGTAAAAAAAATATTCATGGCCGTATATATGCGCAGGTTGCAGGTCATGAAGCTATGGTCTCTATGGTGAGTCTAGGTTTAGGTATTGCTATGGTGCCAAAAATAGTACTGGATAACAGCCCGCTCAAAGATAAAGTGCAAATTGTTAGTGATGCAGAACAAACTATTGCAGGTTTCGAAATTGGTCTAGCCGTACTAAATAAAGAGCGTCATGATCCTGCACTCAACGCGATTTGGAGTATTGCTCAATCGCTTACCCAGCAAGCAATTTAA
- a CDS encoding response regulator has translation MAKILLVEDDLGLQQLTRDYLQHNGLDVAVLERGDEVFEYLENNPVDLMILDVMLPGKDGFSVCRQVRDKFSLPILMLTAKGEDFDQVIGLELGADDYVIKPAEPRVLLARINALLRRGQATNKAPEELSFGDLTIDKTSRIVTLKGSEITLTSHEFELLWLLASNAGEVLSREHVHQHMIGRQYDGLDRTVDVRVSRIRKKLGDNSDKPYRIKTVWGQGYLFVSDAWDM, from the coding sequence ATGGCAAAGATTTTACTTGTTGAAGATGATCTCGGCTTACAGCAGTTAACACGTGATTACCTTCAGCATAATGGGTTGGATGTTGCGGTCCTTGAACGCGGCGATGAAGTATTTGAATACCTTGAAAACAACCCTGTTGATCTAATGATTTTAGATGTCATGTTACCAGGTAAAGACGGCTTTAGTGTGTGTCGTCAGGTTCGTGATAAATTCAGCTTACCTATTTTAATGTTAACAGCAAAAGGTGAAGACTTTGACCAAGTGATTGGTTTGGAGCTCGGCGCAGATGATTATGTAATCAAGCCTGCTGAGCCTCGTGTATTATTAGCGCGTATTAATGCGTTATTACGTCGTGGACAAGCTACTAACAAAGCACCTGAAGAGCTTAGTTTTGGTGATTTAACTATTGATAAAACTAGCCGCATCGTTACACTAAAAGGCAGTGAAATTACACTGACTTCTCATGAATTTGAGCTACTTTGGTTACTCGCATCAAATGCAGGTGAAGTGTTAAGCCGTGAACATGTGCACCAGCATATGATTGGCCGTCAGTATGATGGCTTAGACCGTACAGTTGATGTACGCGTATCACGTATCCGCAAGAAGCTAGGTGATAACAGTGATAAACCATACCGAATTAAAACAGTTTGGGGACAAGGTTACCTCTTTGTATCTGATGCATGGGATATGTAA
- a CDS encoding DUF3019 domain-containing protein has product MKYFAFSLCVFVAVIWASPSYAQATQFDITPKVCVVLQQHEFCDLELKMSWQSQQPQDLCLYQNNQKIQCWNDTSSGVFSHKARVQIETIYSLVNPHTGSKIATAKVEVQSTEAKTTRRRLRSPWSFF; this is encoded by the coding sequence ATGAAGTATTTTGCTTTTAGTCTGTGTGTGTTTGTTGCTGTTATTTGGGCTTCCCCAAGCTATGCACAAGCGACTCAGTTTGATATCACACCAAAAGTGTGCGTTGTATTACAACAGCACGAATTTTGTGATCTTGAGTTAAAAATGAGTTGGCAAAGTCAACAGCCTCAAGATTTGTGTTTGTACCAAAATAATCAGAAAATTCAATGCTGGAACGACACTAGTTCAGGGGTTTTCAGCCATAAAGCGCGGGTTCAGATTGAAACAATATACTCCTTAGTCAATCCGCACACGGGGAGTAAAATTGCGACAGCAAAAGTCGAAGTGCAAAGCACCGAAGCAAAAACAACGAGGCGTAGGTTACGCTCACCGTGGAGCTTTTTTTAA
- a CDS encoding ATP-binding protein: MGKLFASLYLYIIVSLFLVSGVIEQLWPYEETQQQIALDQEFGKSLWLLSQTDNGLASLEREYESELINLSDLALPDDLKSQLKNDHHLYLFNKEQKVVWYIAINDTQLLQVGPLSVENPNFSSVWPYFLLLTVIGLPIGLWSLLLWRDFNKLTLACEAVGGAQDFELQDASKSFFLPITDTLNAMQERIQYLLAAQQELTSSVSHEFRTPLARLKFAIAMLEEQVENEKSYTYIDNMQADIAELEALVSEMLEYARLDSHQPSLKPRSCDLTALINSVVNKLEFATDIEVAVSAPKQLYYECDEHFMARCIQNLLGNAQKYANHKIHVSLEELGDSIQISVEDDGPGIAKSEWQSIFKPFTRLDKSRDKKTGGFGLGLAIVAKIVSWHQGQSEVCDSPLGGAKFVIRLFKTN, translated from the coding sequence ATGGGGAAACTATTTGCAAGCTTATATCTTTATATAATAGTTTCTCTGTTTCTTGTTAGTGGGGTCATAGAACAGTTATGGCCCTACGAAGAAACTCAACAACAAATAGCCCTCGACCAAGAATTTGGTAAATCTCTATGGCTATTAAGCCAAACGGATAATGGTTTAGCTTCGCTAGAACGAGAGTATGAAAGCGAATTGATTAATCTCTCAGACCTTGCTTTACCAGATGATTTAAAATCACAGCTCAAAAATGATCATCATCTGTATTTGTTTAATAAAGAGCAAAAGGTGGTTTGGTATATTGCTATCAACGACACACAGCTTTTGCAAGTAGGTCCACTTTCTGTTGAAAACCCAAATTTTAGCTCAGTTTGGCCTTACTTTTTATTATTAACAGTAATTGGTTTGCCTATTGGGCTATGGAGCTTATTACTATGGCGAGATTTTAATAAACTCACACTTGCTTGTGAAGCTGTAGGAGGAGCGCAAGACTTCGAACTACAAGACGCTTCCAAATCCTTTTTCCTGCCAATCACAGATACACTCAATGCGATGCAAGAGCGTATCCAATACCTTCTAGCAGCACAGCAAGAGCTTACTTCTTCTGTTTCTCATGAGTTTAGAACGCCACTTGCTCGTTTAAAGTTTGCAATTGCTATGCTTGAAGAGCAAGTTGAGAATGAAAAATCTTATACTTACATTGATAACATGCAGGCTGATATTGCAGAGCTAGAGGCATTAGTTTCCGAAATGCTGGAATATGCGCGGCTTGATTCACATCAACCGAGTTTAAAACCACGTTCTTGTGACCTTACTGCGCTTATCAACAGTGTGGTGAATAAGCTCGAATTTGCTACTGACATTGAGGTAGCAGTGAGTGCACCTAAGCAGCTTTACTACGAGTGTGACGAGCATTTTATGGCGCGTTGTATTCAAAACCTATTAGGCAATGCACAAAAATACGCAAACCACAAAATTCATGTGAGCCTTGAAGAGTTAGGTGATTCGATACAAATTAGTGTTGAAGACGATGGTCCAGGGATCGCTAAATCTGAGTGGCAAAGTATTTTTAAGCCATTTACTCGTTTAGATAAAAGCCGTGATAAGAAAACAGGTGGCTTTGGGTTAGGTCTTGCAATTGTCGCTAAAATTGTCAGTTGGCATCAAGGGCAGTCTGAAGTGTGTGATTCACCATTAGGTGGAGCAAAATTTGTGATTCGCTTGTTCAAGACTAATTAA
- a CDS encoding sporulation protein encodes MFKKILASVGIGAAKVDTVLETEHLQPGQKFNAVIVIKGGDVDQEISGLDLALMTRVKVDGEDGEYFTNHVIEKWRITDIGTIAAGVEKHIPFEARLHSETPITEINAGYNQSHVWLETGLDIDLALDPTDRDALHIYPNDAVSTFMEAMDRLGFSLVKADVEKGFLRAPTFQSHSGCYQELEYRPNSRSLFGLQEVELSFVPEAHKTHVLIELDRAFRGDGYVDLTIEHDHVNLSQLCDQLERLFA; translated from the coding sequence ATGTTTAAGAAAATCCTTGCATCAGTAGGTATTGGTGCAGCAAAAGTTGACACTGTACTCGAGACAGAGCATTTACAACCGGGTCAAAAGTTTAATGCCGTTATTGTCATCAAAGGTGGCGATGTGGACCAAGAAATATCGGGTTTAGACCTAGCACTTATGACACGTGTAAAAGTCGATGGCGAAGATGGTGAGTATTTCACAAACCATGTTATTGAAAAATGGCGTATTACAGATATAGGCACAATTGCAGCGGGTGTTGAAAAACATATTCCATTTGAAGCTCGCCTTCATTCTGAGACACCGATCACCGAAATTAATGCTGGTTATAACCAATCGCATGTTTGGCTTGAAACTGGCTTAGACATTGATTTAGCGCTTGATCCAACAGACCGTGATGCATTGCATATTTATCCTAATGACGCTGTAAGCACGTTTATGGAAGCGATGGATCGACTGGGCTTCAGTCTAGTAAAAGCGGATGTAGAAAAAGGCTTCTTAAGGGCTCCCACTTTTCAATCACACTCTGGTTGTTATCAAGAATTAGAATATCGCCCAAATAGCCGTAGCCTCTTTGGTTTACAAGAGGTTGAGTTGTCGTTTGTGCCTGAAGCGCATAAAACACATGTATTAATCGAACTTGATCGCGCCTTCAGAGGGGATGGTTATGTAGATTTAACCATTGAACATGATCATGTAAATCTGTCACAGCTATGTGATCAGCTAGAACGATTATTTGCTTAA
- a CDS encoding GNAT family N-acetyltransferase: MFSIKSYSELSKDELFAILRARVDVFVVEQTCPYPEIDEVDNNELTQHIFLFKAQQVAAYARCYKKNEQFSAFGRVLVAEQFRGDGLATKLVQTAIDTCKKHWPDKAIMIGAQCYLTGFYQQFDFVNVGDDYLEDGIPHQDMCLR; the protein is encoded by the coding sequence ATGTTTTCTATTAAAAGTTATAGCGAACTCAGTAAAGATGAGTTATTCGCCATTTTACGGGCGCGGGTTGATGTATTTGTTGTAGAGCAAACCTGTCCTTACCCAGAAATTGACGAAGTTGATAACAATGAGCTTACTCAGCATATATTTTTGTTTAAAGCTCAGCAGGTAGCTGCCTATGCACGTTGCTATAAAAAGAATGAGCAATTTAGCGCATTTGGTCGAGTGCTGGTTGCAGAGCAATTTCGTGGTGATGGGTTGGCAACTAAACTAGTGCAAACCGCGATAGATACTTGTAAAAAACATTGGCCAGATAAAGCGATCATGATTGGTGCTCAGTGCTATTTAACCGGGTTTTATCAGCAATTTGACTTTGTAAATGTGGGGGATGATTATTTAGAAGATGGCATTCCACACCAGGATATGTGTTTGAGGTAG
- a CDS encoding sodium-dependent transporter gives MSASRGEFSSRFGFIMAAAGSAVGLGNIWGFPTQTASNGGAAFLVAYLVLAFCLAYPALMAELVIGRHGQANAVTSLRKVTNQAWQKKFAFVVGFGGIICAGLILSFYAIVAGWMLSATLEPVAQLAGQEQAGTWLSEQSLSRNLIFTAGFIILTVSIISKGVENGIEKWSKRLMPALLGILFMLIIYVMTQEGAMEGLKAYLVPDFSSILNPELLVNALGQAFFSLSLGTSVMIIYGSYISKKENLVSLGAYVTLIDVFIAFVAGLLIIPAMYVAQAQGVQIFSAEGALLSEDTLVFQVLPALFTSMGDVGIFIGFAFFALMSIAALTSSISMLEAPVSYAVERFALKRVQATWIIGGIIALVSFTIVFNLSTLFGFVITLTTKIGQPILGLMCCIFVGWIWHRASLLKEIQQGCPEAANSFFWKVWPWYIKFICPLAIALVFANSLLN, from the coding sequence ATGAGCGCATCACGTGGGGAGTTCAGCTCCCGCTTTGGATTTATTATGGCTGCAGCAGGCTCTGCTGTTGGCTTAGGAAATATTTGGGGTTTCCCAACACAAACTGCAAGTAATGGCGGTGCCGCGTTTTTAGTGGCTTATTTAGTGTTAGCATTTTGTCTTGCTTATCCTGCTTTAATGGCTGAGTTAGTAATTGGTCGTCATGGTCAAGCTAATGCCGTCACTTCACTTCGAAAAGTAACGAATCAAGCATGGCAAAAGAAGTTCGCCTTCGTGGTGGGTTTTGGCGGTATTATTTGTGCGGGTCTCATCTTAAGCTTCTATGCGATTGTGGCAGGCTGGATGTTGAGCGCAACCCTCGAACCCGTTGCACAATTAGCCGGTCAAGAACAAGCTGGCACTTGGCTTAGTGAGCAGTCACTATCAAGAAACCTTATATTTACTGCTGGATTTATTATTCTAACCGTCTCTATTATCTCTAAGGGTGTAGAAAACGGCATCGAAAAATGGTCTAAACGCTTAATGCCTGCCCTTTTAGGTATTTTGTTTATGCTAATCATCTATGTAATGACGCAAGAAGGCGCGATGGAAGGCCTAAAAGCGTATTTAGTGCCAGACTTTTCATCGATTTTAAACCCAGAGTTATTAGTGAATGCGTTAGGACAGGCGTTTTTCTCATTGTCGCTTGGTACCAGCGTAATGATTATCTACGGCTCATACATAAGCAAAAAAGAGAATTTAGTATCGCTAGGTGCGTATGTTACTTTAATCGATGTGTTCATTGCCTTTGTAGCTGGTTTATTGATTATTCCAGCTATGTATGTTGCACAAGCGCAAGGCGTACAAATTTTTTCTGCTGAAGGTGCCCTACTTTCTGAAGATACCTTGGTATTCCAAGTGCTACCAGCATTATTCACTAGCATGGGTGATGTAGGTATTTTTATTGGCTTTGCTTTTTTTGCTTTAATGAGTATTGCCGCATTAACGTCATCAATCTCGATGCTAGAAGCACCTGTTTCTTATGCAGTTGAGCGCTTTGCTTTGAAACGTGTTCAAGCTACTTGGATCATCGGTGGTATCATTGCACTCGTTAGTTTTACAATCGTATTTAACCTAAGCACGTTATTTGGTTTTGTAATTACTTTAACCACTAAGATTGGGCAGCCTATTCTAGGCTTAATGTGTTGTATTTTTGTCGGTTGGATTTGGCATCGTGCGTCTTTACTAAAAGAAATTCAACAAGGATGCCCAGAAGCTGCAAACAGCTTCTTCTGGAAAGTATGGCCATGGTACATTAAGTTCATTTGTCCACTTGCCATTGCATTGGTATTTGCTAACTCATTATTAAATTAA
- a CDS encoding GGDEF domain-containing protein, translating into MILSAQADHSLSYSSHCLKLAIPLMVKYKMPITPLNYALWYCYVSDKNQKLSKELDSIIKQHNTCSHEQAKRLFDKYLSRDDLALFYQLSSGFNDVVGKVHQDINEALNYSTEFNQALQECRETLTSADISQESGFDDVLDCVERLSDESAALQSRAQDFQNQLAMAYSEITELKQELVRSRSKAEKDPLTGLYNRGKFDEDITRFCQTNNLAEVAVLTMVDIDHFKQFNDTFGHQKGDQVLRAVSAKLLKHVSSVGQAYRYGGEEFCFTAQFASISDMTNFTQQLRQAVTKLQIKNPKSDKVLSQVTASFGIAIKAKNSKPEQLIAKADKALYLAKEHGRNRIEIVEE; encoded by the coding sequence ATGATACTCTCAGCGCAAGCCGACCACTCTTTAAGCTACTCGAGCCATTGTCTGAAGCTAGCAATTCCTCTAATGGTAAAATACAAGATGCCAATTACGCCGCTTAATTATGCGCTTTGGTATTGCTATGTGAGTGATAAAAATCAAAAGTTAAGTAAAGAGCTCGATAGTATTATTAAACAACACAATACTTGTAGTCATGAGCAGGCAAAACGGCTTTTCGATAAGTACTTATCTCGGGATGACTTGGCACTATTTTATCAGCTCTCTAGCGGCTTTAACGATGTTGTTGGCAAGGTACATCAAGATATTAACGAAGCACTAAATTACTCAACTGAATTTAATCAGGCGCTGCAAGAGTGTCGTGAAACACTAACGAGTGCTGATATAAGCCAAGAAAGTGGCTTTGATGATGTACTTGATTGTGTAGAGCGTTTAAGTGATGAGTCGGCAGCTTTGCAAAGCCGTGCGCAAGATTTTCAAAACCAACTCGCTATGGCGTACTCCGAAATTACAGAGCTAAAGCAAGAGCTTGTTAGGTCAAGAAGTAAAGCTGAAAAAGACCCTCTGACTGGGCTTTATAATCGTGGTAAGTTTGATGAAGATATAACGCGATTTTGCCAAACTAATAATTTAGCTGAAGTCGCCGTGCTTACAATGGTCGATATCGATCACTTTAAACAGTTTAACGACACCTTTGGTCACCAAAAAGGAGATCAAGTTTTACGAGCTGTTTCAGCAAAACTACTTAAGCATGTTTCAAGTGTTGGCCAAGCTTATCGTTATGGTGGCGAAGAGTTTTGTTTCACGGCTCAGTTTGCCAGCATTAGTGATATGACTAACTTTACCCAGCAACTACGTCAGGCTGTTACTAAACTACAAATTAAAAATCCTAAATCTGACAAGGTGTTAAGCCAAGTGACAGCAAGCTTTGGTATTGCTATTAAAGCTAAAAATAGTAAACCGGAACAACTGATTGCTAAAGCTGATAAAGCGCTTTATTTAGCAAAAGAGCATGGTCGCAATCGCATAGAAATCGTCGAAGAGTAA